A single window of Zea mays cultivar B73 chromosome 10, Zm-B73-REFERENCE-NAM-5.0, whole genome shotgun sequence DNA harbors:
- the LOC100273787 gene encoding putative ACT-domain containing protein kinase family protein, with protein MVAAEGGPGGAVEEGVGESSSPPREDAVPAPAGSGGSGGSGGAREICAQVLDRLVADGYAEASDPEFRDRLAAHFGRLPHSYQLDINVDKASDVLVHQNVLAEAKDPDRRPAFYVRFLRIEDMDSAYDSDASEEGDDDGDDLSVRQGTPYTHIHEIVFSTIDKPKLLSQLSALLSDIGLNIREAHVFSTHDGYSLDVFVVDGWPVQDADGLHKALEASILRNEGSWSGSSHSSAAERTLPFQVKGGEWEIDKRLLKMGGMVASGSCGDLYHGTYLGEDVAVKVIRAEHLNKNVWNEFTQEVYILREVQHKNVVRFIGACTKPPQFCIITEYMSGGSLYDFVHKQHNVLNLRTLLKFAVDVCRGMCYLHERGIIHRDLKTANLLMDKDHVVKVADFGVARFQDQGGVMTAETGTYRWMAPEVINHQPYDNKADVFSFAIVIWELITSKIPYESMTPLQAAVGVRQGLRPGLPKKTHPKVLDLMQRCWEADPSARPAFPDILAELEDLLAQVQGTPGKTAHAPSNNSNTKD; from the exons ATGGTGGCGGCGGAGGGTGGGCCCGGCGGGGCCGTCGAGGAGGGCGTCGGGGAGAGCTCGTCCCCGCCGCGCGAGGACGCCGTCCCAGCGCCCGCCGGCTCCGGCGGGAGCGGGGGCAGCGGAGGCGCCCGCGAAATCTGTGCCCAGGTGCTCGACCGCCTCGTCGCCGACGGCTACGCGGAGGCGTCCGACCCCGAGTTCCGCGACAGGCTCGCCGCCCATTTCGGCCGGCTCCCGCACAG CTATCAGCTGGATATCAATGTTGACAAAGCATCCGATGTCTTGGTCCACCAGAACGTCTTAGCGGAAGCAAAGGATCCTGATAGGCGCCCTGCATTCTATGTCCGTTTCTTGAGG ATTGAAGATATGGATTCAGCATACGACTCCGATGCATCTGAAGAAggggatgatgatggtgatgatcTCTCTGTAAG GCAGGGCACACCATATACTCACATTCATGAGATAGTTTTCTCCACAATCGATAAGCCAAAGCTCCTTAGTCAG CTATCTGCATTGCTATCTGACATTGGATTGAACATCAGAGAAGCACATGTTTTCTCTACCCATGATGGCTATTCTCTTGATGTTTTTGTTGTTGATGGCTGGCCTGTTCAG GATGCTGATGGTTTGCACAAAGCACTGGAAGCATCCATTCTAAGAAATGAG GGTTCATGGTCTGGTTCATCTCATTCCTCAGCCGCTGAAAGAACACTGCCCTTCCAAGTTAAAGGTGGTGAGTGGGAAATCGACAAACGACTTCTGAAGATGGGAGGGATGGTTGCTTCTGGTTCTTGTGGGGACTT GTATCACGGGACTTACCTTGGTGAGGATGTAGCTGTTAAAGTTATAAGAGCTGAGCATTTGAATAAGAATGTTTGGAACGAGTTTACGCAAGAAGTATATATACTAAG AGAAGTTCAACATAAAAATGTTGTGCGATTCATTGGTGCATGCACAAAACCACCCCAATTTTGCATAATTACAG AATACATGTCTGGAGGAAGCCTATATGACTTTGTGCACAAGCAGCATAATGTTCTAAACCTCAGGACTTTATTAAAGTTTGCAGTTGATGTATGCCGAGGGATGTGCTACTTGCATGAAAGGGGTATCATCCATAGAGACTTGAAGACTGCAAACCTTCTAATGGACAAAGATCAT GTTGTGAAAGTGGCTGATTTTGGTGTAGCTCGGTTCCAGGATCAAGGAGGTGTCATGACAGCTGAAACTGGAACATACAGATGGATGGCACCTGAG GTTATAAACCATCAaccctatgataacaaagcagatGTTTTCAGCTTTGCTATTGTCATCTGGGAGCTGATAACGTCTAAG ATCCCGTATGAAAGCATGACCCCTCTCCAAGCGGCTGTAGGTGTGAGACAG GGATTGCGCCCAGGACTTCCAAAGAAGACGCATCCAAAGGTATTGGACTTGATGCAGAGATGCTGGGAAGCAGACCCATCTGCCCGGCCTGCTTTCCCAGACATTTTAGCCGAACTGGAGGATCTTTTGGCACAGGTTCAG GGAACACCGGGAAAGACGGCCCATGCTCCATCAAATAACTCGAACACGAAAGATTAA